From one Candidatus Hydrogenedens sp. genomic stretch:
- the gatA gene encoding Asp-tRNA(Asn)/Glu-tRNA(Gln) amidotransferase subunit GatA, with translation MSEHWWQKSASEISASVRNKEVSPVEVVQSFLDRIQQVDNKIDAFTQIWSDYALQQAKALEEKIVKKVFAVGPLAGVPISIKEVICTKEGFTTCASKILAGYRSPYDATVVQKLFDANAILIGKVNMDEFAMGSSTENSSIKLTRNPWNLECVPGGSSGGSAASVSAGECVISLGSDTGGSIRQPASFCGCVGLKPTYGRVSRYGLVAFASSLDQIGPLSRNVLDSAITLSVIGGKDPKDTTSVDLPLPDYVEKIKQGINKVPLRIGLSREYFTEDLNKEIKDLIMKAVQALEKQGAEVVEVSLPHTEFAVATYYIICTAEASANLARFDGVRYGFRHADSHNIIDMYKRTRSEGFGAEVKRRILLGTYVLSSGYYDAYYLKAQKVRRLITQDFEKAFQKCDVIIGPTSPTPAFRFGEKTQNPLEMYLSDIYTISVNLAALPAISVPCGLTQEGLPVGLQFIGKHFNEEHLLSVAYLYEQNREKEIGFPSL, from the coding sequence ATGTCGGAACATTGGTGGCAAAAGAGTGCTTCTGAAATAAGTGCAAGTGTAAGGAATAAAGAGGTATCGCCGGTTGAAGTCGTTCAGAGTTTTCTTGACCGTATTCAACAGGTTGATAACAAAATAGATGCTTTTACTCAAATTTGGAGTGATTATGCCCTTCAACAAGCAAAAGCATTAGAGGAAAAAATTGTAAAGAAGGTATTTGCTGTAGGACCTCTTGCTGGCGTGCCGATATCTATCAAAGAAGTAATATGCACGAAGGAAGGGTTCACTACTTGTGCTTCAAAAATCCTTGCCGGGTATCGTAGCCCTTATGATGCTACAGTGGTTCAGAAGTTATTTGATGCGAATGCTATTCTAATTGGCAAGGTTAACATGGATGAGTTCGCAATGGGTTCATCCACAGAAAATAGTTCCATTAAATTAACCCGCAATCCCTGGAATTTAGAATGTGTGCCGGGAGGTTCCAGTGGCGGGTCAGCTGCATCAGTTTCCGCGGGAGAGTGTGTAATATCGTTAGGTAGTGATACGGGAGGGTCTATTCGTCAACCGGCTTCTTTTTGTGGTTGTGTGGGACTAAAACCGACATACGGTAGAGTTTCCAGATATGGGCTGGTTGCCTTTGCTTCATCGTTAGACCAGATAGGTCCTTTAAGCAGAAATGTTCTGGATAGTGCTATAACTCTTTCTGTTATAGGAGGAAAAGACCCAAAGGATACCACTTCTGTAGATTTGCCTTTGCCTGATTATGTAGAAAAGATAAAACAAGGGATAAATAAAGTTCCTCTTCGTATCGGGCTATCCCGAGAATATTTTACAGAGGATTTGAATAAAGAAATTAAAGATTTAATTATGAAAGCCGTTCAAGCCCTTGAAAAGCAGGGTGCAGAAGTTGTTGAGGTTTCTCTACCGCATACGGAGTTCGCAGTGGCTACTTACTATATTATTTGCACCGCAGAAGCAAGTGCGAATTTAGCCCGTTTTGATGGAGTTCGTTATGGGTTTCGACATGCGGACTCCCACAATATTATTGATATGTATAAACGCACGCGCAGTGAAGGCTTTGGAGCCGAAGTAAAAAGAAGAATACTATTAGGAACTTATGTTTTGTCCAGCGGATATTATGATGCGTATTACCTAAAAGCACAAAAGGTTCGCAGGCTGATTACTCAAGATTTCGAGAAGGCTTTTCAGAAGTGTGATGTTATTATAGGTCCGACATCCCCAACGCCTGCATTTCGTTTTGGTGAGAAAACACAAAATCCACTGGAAATGTATTTAAGTGATATTTATACCATATCAGTTAATTTAGCAGCTTTACCGGCAATATCTGTTCCTTGC